The following are encoded together in the Pyxidicoccus xibeiensis genome:
- a CDS encoding serine/threonine-protein kinase — translation MQVEADEFPGHADALSPKALPPGTRIGRWQVERRLGSGGNGTVYEVRSRPGGRSYALKLAHVPGDRRFLREAETLSLLRHPGIVRLYRSPQAILWSLRAQREPQVGPYPYTVADELYAVGVTFYRLLVEQYPPLRLNLLPEDKAEAESPTAVRVLSPRVPEALARWVHGLLDFTPEARPETAHTLALEVLRALAEAGPEWDVPLFEWYSGPARDSRTTSEGAAPGPVAPGQELALLHARMSRHERVLDHRARRLLRRRMVDRVVTTPEPGASARSVGRPRSRALRLAWVVGALLSVAGLAWAVAHRARAMEAAEEGQQLARLDGSADTAASTVALAALSAVPSWPGEDAMSMTEAPSRCPARLYRYLLAASAVASLNACTGAQVRPDPARCPSEALEAMRQLRLQVGDGSHTELDILQPDDHDKLNYDIVLSDGPITSRLEHPFGRLPAGTLIYGRVWTGGEQVLGRYTRVKTPDGSEYPVCFVLSDADGLPKDESSTPGRALVRPRSHVMVVDRFP, via the coding sequence ATGCAGGTTGAAGCGGACGAGTTTCCGGGGCATGCCGACGCGCTGTCGCCCAAGGCCCTGCCGCCCGGCACCCGCATCGGTCGCTGGCAGGTGGAGCGACGGTTGGGCAGCGGCGGCAATGGCACGGTGTACGAGGTTCGCTCGCGGCCTGGAGGTCGCAGCTACGCCCTGAAGCTGGCCCATGTCCCAGGTGACCGCCGCTTCTTGCGCGAGGCGGAGACGCTGAGCCTGCTGCGGCATCCGGGCATCGTCCGTCTCTACCGCAGCCCGCAGGCCATCCTCTGGAGCCTCCGGGCCCAGCGTGAGCCCCAGGTCGGACCCTACCCGTACACGGTGGCTGACGAGCTATACGCGGTGGGCGTCACCTTCTACCGGCTGCTGGTGGAGCAGTACCCGCCCCTGCGGCTGAACCTGCTCCCCGAGGACAAGGCGGAGGCGGAGAGTCCGACCGCGGTGCGCGTGCTCAGCCCCCGGGTGCCGGAGGCTCTCGCTCGCTGGGTGCACGGGCTCCTGGACTTCACTCCCGAGGCGCGACCGGAGACCGCCCACACGCTGGCGCTGGAAGTACTCCGGGCGCTGGCCGAGGCAGGTCCTGAGTGGGACGTGCCGCTCTTCGAGTGGTACAGCGGGCCGGCCCGGGACTCGCGCACGACGAGCGAGGGTGCGGCGCCAGGGCCCGTGGCACCGGGGCAGGAGCTGGCGTTGCTGCATGCGAGGATGAGCCGGCACGAGCGCGTCCTGGACCATCGCGCCCGCCGGCTGCTGCGCCGGAGGATGGTGGACCGTGTCGTCACCACTCCGGAGCCTGGTGCCTCCGCACGCAGCGTGGGCAGACCCAGGTCGAGAGCGCTTCGGCTGGCATGGGTCGTTGGCGCACTGCTGTCGGTGGCGGGGCTGGCCTGGGCGGTAGCGCATCGAGCGCGCGCCATGGAAGCAGCGGAGGAAGGTCAGCAACTGGCGCGGCTGGATGGGTCGGCCGACACTGCCGCGTCCACGGTGGCCCTCGCCGCGCTCTCCGCTGTGCCGTCGTGGCCGGGAGAAGACGCCATGTCCATGACCGAGGCCCCTTCGCGGTGCCCTGCCCGCCTCTACCGCTATCTGCTGGCCGCCAGCGCCGTGGCCAGCCTCAACGCCTGCACTGGTGCGCAAGTGCGTCCCGACCCAGCCCGCTGTCCGTCCGAGGCCCTGGAGGCCATGCGCCAGCTCCGCCTGCAGGTGGGTGATGGCAGCCACACCGAGCTCGACATCCTCCAGCCCGATGACCACGACAAGTTGAACTACGACATCGTCTTGAGCGACGGCCCCATCACCAGCCGCCTGGAGCACCCCTTCGGCCGGCTGCCGGCGGGGACGCTCATCTACGGACGGGTGTGGACAGGCGGTGAGCAGGTGCTGGGCCGCTACACGCGCGTGAAGACTCCCGACGGGAGCGAGTATCCGGTCTGCTTCGTGCTCTCCGACGCGGACGGCCTGCCCAAGGACGAGAGCTCGACACCTGGACGCGCGCTGGTGCGTCCGCGCTCACACGTCATGGTGGTGGACCGGTTTCCCTGA
- a CDS encoding DUF2381 family protein: MVLLVGTAALAQPQGAKRWRRVERSVSVSAGTSESVQRLRLAPHVVTTVLFDSDVVLEAAAPEAVRGLFTRLELETDHLVLKPAVAIPEKGVPPLVERFADGAAPVRLVLELTTEADEVDAVVEVRRQPASVEQLEAELVALRGQCAALEARLAAARRTVPQEGLAAAILSGAIKHRNVVWKWVDIRAADQRLRALKLDAYRSGEWMAVALELENPRGEEVWVPGLARLTRLDANGRHTGEVHEAPVLMAEARLKPGQSTRAVVEWRTRVDESSAPWALEVLDAGGRLSLRWSRVEL; the protein is encoded by the coding sequence ATGGTGCTCCTGGTGGGCACGGCGGCCCTGGCGCAGCCACAGGGCGCGAAGCGGTGGAGGCGTGTCGAGCGGAGCGTGTCCGTGAGCGCGGGCACCTCGGAGTCCGTGCAGCGGCTCCGGCTGGCGCCTCATGTGGTGACGACGGTGCTGTTCGACTCGGATGTCGTGCTGGAGGCGGCGGCTCCGGAGGCCGTACGGGGGCTGTTCACCCGGCTGGAATTGGAGACGGACCACCTGGTGCTCAAGCCGGCAGTGGCGATTCCGGAGAAGGGCGTGCCTCCGCTGGTGGAGCGGTTCGCGGACGGTGCGGCTCCCGTGCGGCTGGTGCTGGAGCTCACGACGGAGGCCGATGAGGTGGATGCGGTGGTGGAGGTGCGGAGGCAGCCGGCGTCGGTGGAGCAACTGGAGGCGGAGCTGGTGGCGCTGCGGGGACAGTGCGCAGCGCTGGAGGCGCGGCTGGCCGCAGCGCGCAGGACGGTGCCTCAGGAGGGGCTCGCGGCGGCCATCCTGTCCGGGGCTATCAAGCACCGGAACGTAGTCTGGAAGTGGGTGGATATACGTGCCGCCGATCAGCGGCTGAGGGCCCTCAAGCTCGACGCGTACCGCTCCGGCGAATGGATGGCCGTCGCCCTGGAGCTGGAAAATCCTCGGGGTGAAGAGGTCTGGGTGCCTGGCCTGGCTCGGCTGACGCGGCTGGATGCGAACGGGCGCCACACCGGCGAGGTGCACGAAGCGCCGGTGCTGATGGCAGAGGCGCGGCTGAAGCCCGGGCAGAGCACTCGGGCGGTAGTGGAGTGGCGCACTCGGGTGGACGAGTCCTCTGCTCCATGGGCGCTGGAGGTGTTGGACGCGGGCGGGCGCCTGAGCCTGCGCTGGTCGCGAGTGGAGCTGTGA